One genomic segment of Luteimonas galliterrae includes these proteins:
- a CDS encoding SDR family oxidoreductase, with protein MQDRADKIAKKSTGKKATKKAVQTGTRRQPQNPLPRQHLQKPGNEHALEVQPRFLAPDYIGSGKLEGMAAIVTGGDSGIGRAVAVLFAREGADVAVLYLDEHEDAETTRRHVLDEGRRCVAIAGDVKDPKFCEKAVRETVRAFGRLDVLVNNAAFQQHVEKLEDLSEQHLQETLQTNIGGYFHMARAALPHLGNGASIINTGSETGIFGSKHLLDYSATKGAIHAFTKALASNLLERGIRVNAVAPGPVWTPLNPADKPAKDVAKFGQDSDMGRPAQPEEISPAYVFLASPVTASYISGIVLPVMGGPRG; from the coding sequence ATCCAGGACCGCGCGGACAAGATCGCCAAAAAATCAACGGGAAAGAAGGCGACTAAGAAGGCCGTTCAAACTGGCACGCGCCGGCAGCCGCAGAACCCGCTGCCCCGACAGCATCTGCAAAAGCCGGGCAACGAGCATGCGCTCGAGGTCCAGCCCCGCTTCCTCGCACCGGACTATATCGGCAGCGGCAAACTGGAAGGCATGGCGGCGATCGTGACCGGCGGCGATTCCGGCATCGGCCGCGCAGTGGCGGTGCTGTTCGCCCGCGAGGGCGCAGATGTGGCCGTGCTCTACCTCGACGAGCACGAAGACGCTGAAACCACGCGCCGGCACGTGCTGGACGAAGGCCGCCGGTGCGTCGCGATCGCGGGCGACGTGAAAGATCCCAAGTTCTGCGAAAAGGCCGTGCGCGAAACCGTGCGCGCCTTCGGCAGGCTCGACGTCCTGGTCAACAACGCCGCTTTCCAGCAACACGTCGAAAAGCTCGAAGACCTCAGCGAGCAGCACCTGCAGGAGACGCTGCAGACCAACATCGGCGGCTACTTCCACATGGCGCGCGCGGCGCTGCCGCACCTGGGCAACGGCGCCAGCATCATCAATACCGGATCGGAAACGGGCATCTTCGGCAGCAAGCACCTGCTCGACTATTCGGCCACCAAGGGCGCGATCCATGCGTTCACCAAAGCCTTGGCGAGCAATCTGCTCGAGCGCGGCATACGCGTCAACGCGGTCGCCCCCGGGCCGGTGTGGACGCCGCTGAATCCGGCCGACAAGCCGGCCAAGGACGTGGCCAAGTTCGGCCAGGACAGCGACATGGGCCGCCCGGCGCAGCCCGAGGAAATTTCGCCCGCTTACGTGTTCCTCGCTTCGCCGGTGACGGCTTCCTACATCAGCGGCATCGTGCTGCCGGTGATGGGCGGGCCGCGCGGCTGA
- a CDS encoding lytic transglycosylase domain-containing protein, with amino-acid sequence MPVRSAIAFCLLCAALLSGAPDAQARTVYRCVRNGTVSLATAPEPGSKCVAKKIDDDAAKLPNLWGEMGVINGTLYERQQDGKTVYSTRNLPGSKIYLKFTVKTPPGSPAHEGLGRIGKPQLKVFAKEFKAAAKATGVDDAWLRAFAHAESGFDAKAVSPKGAQGVMQLMPEVIKEYGVKDPFSSSESIGAGARHLKSLKRRYKDDLVLVAAAYNAGIGAVTRYGGVPPYAETQAYVVKVQVLHDRYLVAMGRKETPAK; translated from the coding sequence ATGCCCGTCCGCTCCGCCATCGCGTTCTGCCTGCTTTGCGCCGCATTGCTGTCCGGCGCGCCGGATGCGCAGGCGCGCACGGTGTACCGCTGCGTGCGCAACGGCACCGTCAGCTTGGCGACGGCGCCGGAGCCGGGTTCGAAATGCGTCGCCAAGAAGATCGACGACGATGCCGCCAAGCTGCCCAACCTGTGGGGCGAGATGGGCGTGATCAACGGCACGCTGTACGAGCGCCAGCAGGACGGAAAGACCGTCTACAGCACGCGCAATCTGCCCGGCTCCAAGATCTACCTGAAGTTCACAGTGAAAACGCCACCCGGTTCGCCGGCGCACGAGGGTTTGGGCAGGATCGGCAAACCGCAGTTGAAGGTCTTCGCCAAGGAGTTCAAGGCCGCGGCCAAGGCGACCGGCGTCGACGATGCTTGGCTGCGCGCCTTCGCCCACGCCGAAAGCGGCTTCGATGCGAAAGCGGTATCGCCCAAAGGCGCGCAGGGCGTAATGCAGCTTATGCCCGAGGTGATCAAGGAATACGGAGTGAAGGACCCGTTCTCGTCGTCCGAATCGATCGGCGCCGGCGCGCGCCATCTGAAATCGCTCAAGCGGCGCTACAAGGACGACTTGGTGCTGGTCGCGGCCGCCTACAACGCCGGCATCGGCGCGGTGACGCGCTACGGCGGCGTGCCGCCGTATGCGGAGACCCAGGCGTATGTCGTCAAGGTGCAGGTATTGCACGATCGGTATCTGGTTGCGATGGGGCGCAAGGAAACGCCGGCCAAGTAG
- a CDS encoding lipid A deacylase LpxR family protein, with product METGGYRLACAFVAMLLACGWAGAARAGERCTETSSERFPPVVNLRIDNDLFARQDQGYSSGILLSLVSPNLKDYTDDTCLPAMARWLNRYLARIQPSGFDQQNMVVKVGQGIFTPADPARSDLIVEDRPYAGALLASFGYNARKGDRLRTTQLVFGLVGPDAYGKQSQDFIHGLIGSEKFRGWDHQLRNEPVAMLLHERSQRYARHTIGDRGLQWDAINHWGGAVGNFQTHANAGTELRLGFRLPDDFGSSPVRPAGDNTAPTESYRVMHGWTWHAFLATDARWVLHDITLDGNTFRDSHSVDKKPFVGEAAIGMAMTYNRWKFAFARYYRTREFDGQRSRPSFGTFTISRAF from the coding sequence ATGGAAACGGGTGGATACCGTTTAGCCTGCGCGTTCGTGGCGATGCTGCTCGCTTGCGGCTGGGCTGGCGCGGCGCGCGCCGGCGAGCGCTGCACGGAAACCTCGAGCGAAAGATTCCCGCCGGTGGTCAACCTGCGCATCGACAACGATCTGTTCGCGCGCCAGGACCAGGGCTACAGCAGCGGCATCCTGCTCAGCCTGGTGTCGCCCAACCTGAAGGATTACACCGACGATACCTGCCTGCCCGCGATGGCGCGCTGGTTGAACCGCTATCTGGCGCGGATACAGCCGTCCGGTTTCGATCAGCAGAACATGGTGGTGAAAGTCGGGCAGGGCATCTTCACGCCGGCCGACCCCGCGCGCAGCGACCTGATCGTCGAAGACCGCCCATATGCCGGCGCTTTATTGGCCAGCTTCGGCTACAACGCGCGCAAAGGCGACCGCTTGCGCACCACGCAGTTGGTGTTCGGCCTGGTCGGCCCGGATGCGTACGGCAAGCAGAGCCAGGACTTCATCCATGGACTCATCGGTTCGGAGAAATTCCGCGGCTGGGACCACCAGTTGCGCAACGAGCCGGTGGCGATGCTGCTCCACGAACGTTCGCAGCGTTATGCCCGGCACACCATCGGCGACCGCGGCCTGCAGTGGGATGCGATCAATCATTGGGGCGGAGCGGTCGGCAATTTCCAGACGCACGCCAATGCCGGCACCGAACTGCGGCTGGGTTTCCGGCTGCCCGACGATTTCGGTTCCAGCCCGGTGCGCCCGGCCGGCGACAATACCGCGCCGACCGAAAGCTACCGGGTGATGCATGGCTGGACCTGGCACGCCTTCCTGGCCACGGACGCGCGTTGGGTGCTGCACGACATCACGCTCGACGGCAATACCTTCCGCGACAGCCACAGCGTCGACAAGAAGCCTTTCGTCGGCGAAGCCGCGATAGGCATGGCGATGACCTACAACCGTTGGAAGTTCGCTTTCGCGCGCTACTACCGCACCCGCGAATTCGACGGCCAGCGGTCGCGGCCTTCGTTCGGCACCTTCACCATCAGCCGCGCTTTCTGA
- a CDS encoding DUF3182 family protein translates to MDKHSPGARPVVLLVADPDVDRQGHDHLTRIAMAERIAVLHGSVYAGEFDPDSDYGGRPYFVPDCTLLHDDATRIGVRDHDDLFGGVVPYAFLANKIISHPLPAADAAAPRGWSPMLAQRLGGAVLPGFSAFDAGEARHAGRRLLALGQVRIKAALGVGGAGQAVAGDPQALDAALDAIDPDELREHGVVVELDLPESRTYSVGALRLSGMPFAYYGTQLSVQDRDGQEVYGGTELVVLRGGFAELARLPLDGATHAAIECAAGYDRAISEEFPAFFASRRNYDVIAGSDSRGRRHRGVLEQSWRIGGATPAELAAVEALSKDPGLAWVSASTHESHRPETPPPRAQVHFHDPHSRSGPILKYALVRKHGHTA, encoded by the coding sequence ATGGACAAGCATTCGCCAGGCGCCAGGCCGGTAGTGCTGCTGGTCGCGGATCCCGACGTCGATCGGCAAGGCCACGACCATCTCACCCGCATCGCGATGGCCGAACGCATCGCCGTGCTGCACGGCAGCGTCTATGCGGGCGAATTCGACCCGGATTCGGATTACGGTGGTAGGCCCTACTTCGTTCCCGACTGCACTTTGCTGCATGACGACGCGACGCGGATCGGCGTCCGCGATCACGACGACCTGTTCGGCGGCGTGGTGCCTTACGCATTCCTGGCCAACAAGATCATCAGCCATCCGTTGCCGGCGGCGGATGCCGCGGCGCCCCGCGGCTGGTCGCCGATGCTGGCGCAGCGATTGGGCGGGGCGGTGCTGCCGGGATTCTCCGCTTTCGATGCGGGCGAAGCGCGGCATGCGGGCCGGCGGTTGCTCGCGCTCGGGCAGGTGCGGATAAAGGCAGCGCTTGGCGTCGGCGGCGCGGGCCAGGCGGTGGCTGGCGATCCGCAAGCGCTGGACGCGGCGCTGGACGCCATCGACCCCGACGAGCTGCGCGAACATGGCGTCGTCGTGGAGCTCGACCTGCCGGAATCGCGGACGTACAGCGTCGGCGCATTGCGCCTGTCGGGCATGCCGTTCGCCTATTACGGCACCCAGTTGTCGGTGCAGGATCGCGACGGACAAGAAGTGTACGGCGGCACGGAACTCGTGGTCTTGCGCGGCGGCTTCGCCGAACTTGCGCGCCTGCCGCTGGACGGCGCCACGCATGCCGCGATCGAGTGCGCCGCCGGCTACGACCGGGCGATATCGGAAGAATTCCCGGCGTTTTTCGCCTCACGCCGCAACTACGACGTGATCGCCGGCAGCGACAGCCGCGGCCGGCGCCATCGCGGTGTGCTCGAGCAGTCGTGGCGGATCGGGGGCGCGACGCCGGCGGAGTTGGCGGCCGTAGAAGCTTTGTCGAAGGATCCCGGTTTGGCCTGGGTATCGGCTTCCACGCACGAGTCGCATCGTCCTGAGACGCCGCCGCCGCGAGCGCAGGTGCATTTTCACGACCCGCACAGCCGGAGCGGCCCGATCCTGAAGTACGCATTGGTGCGCAAGCATGGACATACGGCTTGA
- a CDS encoding SDR family oxidoreductase → MTHALQDKVAIVTGASSGIGRATAKLFAREGASLVVAARSAQPLRDLVAEIAADGGRATACIGDVRDEDFARRMVDTAREAYGGLDIAFNNAGALGQMAPTPQVTREGWNEAIESNLTAAFLCAKHQLPAMVERGGGSLIFTSSFVGHTASFPGVAAYAASKAGLIGLTQTLAVEFGAQGVRVNALLPGATDTPMYREMIDTPQAREFIASLYALKRIATPEEMARSVLYLASDASTFTTGTAFAVEGGVSINRS, encoded by the coding sequence ATGACCCACGCATTGCAAGACAAAGTCGCCATCGTCACCGGCGCGAGTTCGGGCATAGGCCGCGCCACCGCGAAGCTGTTCGCTCGCGAAGGCGCCAGCCTGGTGGTCGCGGCACGCAGTGCGCAGCCGTTACGCGACTTGGTGGCGGAAATCGCCGCCGATGGCGGCCGCGCGACCGCGTGCATCGGCGATGTGCGCGACGAGGATTTCGCCCGGCGCATGGTCGACACCGCGCGCGAGGCCTACGGCGGGCTGGACATCGCCTTCAACAATGCCGGCGCGCTGGGCCAGATGGCGCCCACGCCGCAAGTGACGCGCGAGGGTTGGAACGAGGCGATCGAGAGCAACCTGACGGCCGCCTTCCTGTGCGCGAAACACCAGTTGCCGGCGATGGTCGAGCGCGGCGGCGGTTCGTTGATCTTCACGTCCTCGTTCGTCGGCCACACCGCCTCGTTTCCGGGCGTCGCGGCTTACGCGGCGAGCAAGGCGGGCCTGATCGGGTTGACGCAAACGCTGGCCGTCGAATTCGGCGCGCAGGGCGTGCGCGTCAACGCGCTGTTGCCCGGCGCGACCGATACACCGATGTACCGCGAGATGATCGACACGCCGCAGGCGCGGGAATTCATCGCCAGCCTGTATGCGCTCAAGCGCATCGCCACGCCGGAGGAAATGGCGCGTTCGGTGCTCTATCTGGCCTCGGACGCATCCACGTTCACCACCGGCACGGCGTTCGCCGTGGAAGGCGGTGTGTCGATCAACCGCAGTTAG
- a CDS encoding alpha/beta hydrolase family protein, whose product MDIRLENIEIRVDDEAVQGSLLSPTRRHPAVLFVHGWGGSQQHDLARAREAAGLGCVCLTFDLRGHESTAAQWETVSRELNLRDLVAAYDWLAGQANVDDTAIAVVGISYGGYLASILASLRPVRWLALRSPALYKDQDWSLPKRKLHADPDLPGYRRREIAPEQNKALRAASQYLGDVLIVEAEHDVIVPHQVIENYRRAFSHAHSLTSRLISGADHGLSDKLAQQDYTATLIKWLTEMVVGARGQAAKAKVEERKQQQPARAAGNAAR is encoded by the coding sequence ATGGACATACGGCTTGAGAACATCGAAATACGCGTCGACGACGAAGCGGTGCAGGGCAGCCTGCTGTCGCCGACGCGCAGGCACCCGGCGGTGCTGTTCGTGCATGGCTGGGGCGGCAGCCAGCAGCACGACCTGGCGCGCGCGCGCGAGGCCGCGGGGCTGGGCTGCGTGTGCCTGACGTTCGACTTGCGCGGCCACGAGAGCACGGCTGCGCAATGGGAAACGGTCAGCCGCGAATTGAACCTGCGTGATCTGGTCGCCGCCTACGATTGGTTGGCTGGGCAGGCGAACGTCGACGATACGGCGATCGCGGTAGTCGGCATCAGCTACGGCGGATATCTGGCGTCGATACTGGCCTCGTTGCGGCCGGTGCGCTGGCTGGCCCTGCGTTCGCCGGCGCTGTACAAGGATCAGGACTGGAGCCTTCCGAAACGCAAGCTGCATGCCGATCCGGATCTGCCGGGGTACCGGCGCCGCGAGATAGCGCCCGAACAGAACAAGGCCCTGCGGGCGGCGTCGCAGTACCTCGGCGACGTGCTGATCGTGGAAGCCGAACACGACGTCATCGTGCCGCACCAGGTCATCGAGAACTACCGCAGGGCGTTCTCGCACGCGCACTCGCTCACCTCGCGCCTGATTTCGGGCGCCGACCACGGCCTCAGCGACAAGCTGGCGCAGCAGGACTACACCGCGACGTTGATCAAGTGGCTCACCGAGATGGTCGTAGGCGCGCGCGGGCAGGCCGCCAAGGCCAAGGTGGAGGAACGCAAACAACAGCAGCCCGCGCGCGCCGCGGGGAACGCCGCGCGCTAG